From the genome of Chionomys nivalis chromosome 19, mChiNiv1.1, whole genome shotgun sequence, one region includes:
- the Dazl gene encoding deleted in azoospermia-like, giving the protein MSATTSESPNSAVSREASTQSSAAATSQGYVLPEGKIMPNTVFVGGIDVRMDETEIRSFFARYGSVKEVKIITDRTGVSKGYGFVSFYNDVDVQKIVESQINFHGKKLKLGPAIRKQNLCTYHVQPRPLIFNPPPPPQFQSVWSSPNAETYMQPPTMMNPITQYVQAYPPYPSSPVQVITGYQLPVYNYQMPPQWPAGEQRSYVIPPAYTTVNYHCSEVDSGTEVLSNECSVHEATPASGNGSQKKSVDRSIQTVVSCLFNPENRLRNSLVTQDDYFKDKRVHHFRRSRAVLKSDHLC; this is encoded by the exons ATG TCTGCCACAACTTCTGAGTCTCCAAATTCAGCTGTCTCCAGGGAGGCCAGCACCCAGTCTTCAGCAGCAGCCACCAGTCAAGGATATGTTTTGCCAGAAGGCAAAATCATGCCAAACACTGTTTTTGTTGGTGGAATTGATGTTAGG ATGGATGAAACCGAAATTAGGAGTTTCTTTGCCAGATATGGCTCAGTAAAAGAAGTGAAGATAATCACTGATCGAACTGGTGTGTCGAAGGG CTAtggatttgtttcattttataatgaCGTGGATGTGCAGAAGATAGTAGAA TCACAGATAAATTTTCATGGTAAAAAGCTGAAACTGGGCCCTGCAATCAGGAAACAAAATTTAT gtaCTTATCATGTGCAGCCACGTCCTTTGATTTttaatcctcctcctccaccacagtTTCAGAGTGTTTGGAGTAGTCCAAATGctgagacatacatgcagcctcCAACCATGATGAATCCTATAACTCAGTATGTTCAG GCATACCCTCCTTATCCAAGTTCACCAGTTCAGGTCATCACTGGGTATCAGCTGCCAGTTTATAATTATCAg atgCCACCGCAGTGGCCGGCTGGGGAACAGAGGAGTTATGTTATACCTCCG GCTTATACAACTGTTAACTACCATTGCAGTGAAGTTGACTCAGGAACTGAAGTTTTGTCAAATGAATGTTCAGTTCATGAAGCTACTCCAGCCTCTGGAAATGGCTCACAAAAG AAGTCTGTGGACCGAAGCATACAGACGGTGGTCTCTTGTCTATTTAACCCCGAGAACAGACTGAGAAATTCTCTTGTTACTCAAGATGATTACTTCAAG